A window of the Dioscorea cayenensis subsp. rotundata cultivar TDr96_F1 chromosome 14, TDr96_F1_v2_PseudoChromosome.rev07_lg8_w22 25.fasta, whole genome shotgun sequence genome harbors these coding sequences:
- the LOC120276136 gene encoding zinc finger BED domain-containing protein RICESLEEPER 2-like gives MNNQQTISFQALDKGCDNTIMSSAIMDGKLDMMKMRESVAHWILMHEHPFSVVEDEGFNMMQQRGMPQWEKFSRVTSKKDCMLVYENEKKKLFSLLKNVNKISLTIDMWLSSPQKMEYMVLTGHFIDNNLKLQKRVLNFVHLPPPLRGIDIADSVYKCCKEWGIENKVCTISVDNATKNDVAIRNLKDTFSRHKKLLCGGKIFHVRCTAHILNIMVQYGLEKIERIIKDIRDSVVHIKHSEKRLIMFAEIAQQLQLHHKKLVIDCKTRWNSPYDMLFTALQFKEVFPRYKDRDSTYECCPSNEDWEKASKVCEILEVFSSITNIISGSEYPTSNLFLNEVYRVKVLLDRKYQESIDKDYFIFDMVANMKIKFDKYWGECNLLMAIGAILDPRCKMRVIEFCFPKMYTPHEAHAYILDVKNCLYELYSEYVAEFQSNDCENSAENLTIIGPSCATTISGQNSSSGWSEFSEFVKTVETISSQKSDLDIYLEEGCYIYEGGSSKFDALEWWKANTLKYRILSKMAKDVLAIPITTVASEATLSAGGRIIDSYRASLAPETVQALICGGDWLRCLFGIKKKSKKESKAEEVVLPINEC, from the exons ATGAATAATCAGCAAACAATTAGCTTCCAAGCATTAGACAAGGGTTGTGATAACACAATCATGTCATCGGCAATTATGGATGGAAAATTGGACATGATGAAAATGAGAGAATCTGTTGCACATTGGATTCTTATGCATGAGCATCCATTTTCTGTCGTGGAGGATGAAGGTTTTAACATGATGCAACAAAGGGGAATGCCACAATGGGAGAAGTTTTCTCGTGTCACAAGCAAGAAAGATTGCATGTTGGTGTAtgagaatgagaagaagaaattattttcattgttgaAGAATGTTAATAAGATCAGTTTAACAATAGATATGTGGTTGTCATCACCTCAAAAAATGGAGTACATGGTTCTGACTGGACACTTTATTGACAATAATTTGAAGTTACAAAAGCGTGTTTTAAATTTTGTccatcttcctcctcctctccgTGGTATTGATATTGCTGATAGTGTTTACAAATGTTGCAAGGAATGGGGAATTGAGAACAAGGTCTGTACTATATCAGTTGACAATGCTACTAAGAATGATGTTgcaattagaaatttgaaagatACATTTTCAAGACACAAGAAGTTGCTTTGTGGgggaaaaatatttcatgttcgtTGCACAGCTCACATCTTGAATATTATGGTTCAGTATGGCCTTGAAAAAATTGAGAGGATCATCAAAGACATCCGTGATAGTGTGGTCCACATCAAACATTCTGAGAAAAGGTTAATCATGTTTGCAGAGATTGCACAACAATTGCAATTGCATCATAAAAAACTTGTGATTGATTGCAAAACAAGATGGAATTCGCCCTATGATATGTTATTTACAGCACTACAATTTAAAGAAGTATTTCCAAGATACAAGGATCGTGATTCCACATATGAATGTTGTCCAAGCAATGAGGATTGGGAAAAGGCATCAAAAGTTTGTGAAATTCTTGAAGTTTTTAGTTCGATTACCAATATTATTTCTGGAAGTGAGTATCCCACCTCAAACTTGTTTTTGAATGAAGTTTATCGTGTGAAAGTGTTGTTGGATAGAAAATATCAAGAAAGCATTGATAAAGATTACTTCATTTTTGACATGGTTGCAAACATGAAAATTAAGTTTGACAAATATTGGGGTGAATGTAATTTGTTGATGGCGATTGGTGCTATATTAGatccaagatgcaaaatgaGAGTTATTGAATTTTGCTTTCCTAAAATGTATACTCCACATGAAGCACATGCTTACATTCTTGATGTGAAGAATTGCTTGTATGAGCTCTATAGTGAGTATGTTGCTGAATTTCAATCCAATGATTGTGAAAATAGTGCTgaaaatttaacaattattgGGCCTAGTTGTGCAACTACTATCAGTGGCCAAAATTCTTCCTCGGGATGGTCTGAATTTTCAGAGTTTGTGAAAACTGTTGAAACTATTTCCTCACAAAAATCAGATTTAGATATTTATCTTGAAGAAGGGTGTTATATCTATGAAGGAGGTTCAAGTAAATTTGATGCTTTGGAGTGGTGGAAAGCAAATACTTTGAAATATCGTATTTTGTCTAAGATGGCCAAGGATGTTCTTGCAATACCCATCACGACTGTAGCTTCCGAAGCCACACTTAGCGCTGGTGGAAGAATTATAGACTCATATCGTGCTTCATTAGCTCCTGAAACTGTGCAAGCTTTAATATGTGGAGGTGATTGGTTGCGTTGTCTTTTTGGCATTAAGAAAAAGAGCAAG AAAGAGAGTAAAGCTGAAGAAGTTGTTCTTCCTATCAATGAGTGTTAA